A stretch of the Deinobacterium chartae genome encodes the following:
- a CDS encoding GTP-binding protein, with amino-acid sequence MAKATFERTKPHVNVGTIGHVDHGKTTLTAA; translated from the coding sequence ATGGCTAAGGCAACGTTCGAGCGCACCAAGCCCCACGTCAACGTCGGCACCATCGGCCACGTCGACCACGGCAAGACCACCCTCACCGCGGCGA